In Blautia wexlerae DSM 19850, a single window of DNA contains:
- a CDS encoding ABC transporter ATP-binding protein, with product MEKQRIEVNHVFKSFKEKEVLKDVSLTCESGKIYGIVGHNGSGKTVLFKCICGFFYCDRGEIRVNGKCMGKDADMLQNAGIIIEEPGFLRQWSGFHNLEFLYTIRNKLNKKYMYSVLEKVGLEPRSKIPVGKYSLGMRQRLAIGQAIMENPDILILDEPMNGLDKNGVQEMRGLFEQMKNEGKLIILASHNREDIDVLCDEVYEMENGILKKRR from the coding sequence ATGGAAAAACAGAGGATTGAAGTAAATCATGTATTTAAAAGCTTTAAGGAAAAAGAAGTGTTAAAAGATGTATCGCTGACCTGTGAAAGCGGAAAAATATACGGAATCGTAGGACATAACGGGTCTGGCAAAACCGTACTTTTCAAATGTATCTGCGGATTTTTTTACTGTGACAGAGGAGAAATCAGAGTAAATGGGAAATGTATGGGGAAAGATGCCGACATGCTGCAGAATGCCGGAATTATTATAGAAGAACCGGGTTTTTTGCGCCAGTGGAGCGGGTTTCATAATCTGGAATTTCTGTATACAATCCGAAATAAACTGAATAAAAAATACATGTATTCCGTTCTGGAAAAGGTGGGACTTGAACCACGTTCAAAAATTCCTGTAGGAAAATATTCTCTTGGTATGCGGCAGCGTTTAGCAATCGGTCAGGCGATTATGGAAAATCCAGATATTTTAATACTGGATGAACCTATGAACGGTTTAGATAAAAATGGGGTACAGGAAATGAGGGGACTGTTTGAGCAGATGAAAAACGAGGGAAAACTGATTATCCTGGCAAGCCATAATAGAGAGGATATTGATGTGTTGTGTGATGAAGTATATGAAATGGAAAATGGTATATTGAAAAAACGAAGATAA
- a CDS encoding MATE family efflux transporter, with protein MARSKEMDLTTGNPFRSLLKFAIPVILGNLFQLFYTLADSVIVGKTLGADSLAAVGSTSIIIYFVFCFINGFTGGFGICLGQKCGAKDEKGMRKSVAVSALLSIAFTVVLTLICCLLSHQILRWMQIPADISGEAYDYMFVVLLGTGATVFYNMISNMLRALGDSKTPLYFLVFSSVLNIFLDILFIVPFHMGVAGAAWATILSQFFSAVLSLVVGLKNFPILHLHREDFTDLKDTAVLHLKTGFPMGFQMSVMCIGQLAMQAVVNSLGTAAVAGYTAASKADQLSVLVNNAMMTAISNYVAQNFGAGRWDRIRQGVRACLIQTEAFNLIMCIGILLLRHPIVRMFLSDPTKEIYHYSDMYLTIVAPFYFVLGLLAVYRTSIQSMQNGKAPFAACMIELVMRIAATVGLSGIIGYTSVCIASPMAWIGACALLIPVYYKMMKGNCAALLRME; from the coding sequence ATGGCAAGATCAAAAGAGATGGATCTGACTACAGGCAATCCGTTCCGGTCACTGCTGAAATTTGCGATTCCTGTAATTCTGGGAAATCTGTTTCAGCTTTTTTATACACTGGCGGACTCTGTGATTGTAGGAAAAACGCTGGGAGCAGACTCCCTGGCAGCAGTAGGTTCCACCAGTATTATTATTTATTTTGTATTCTGTTTTATCAATGGATTCACAGGTGGATTTGGTATCTGTCTGGGACAGAAATGCGGGGCAAAGGATGAAAAAGGAATGCGCAAGAGCGTTGCGGTTTCCGCACTTTTGAGTATTGCCTTTACAGTAGTGCTGACCCTGATCTGCTGTCTGCTTTCACACCAGATCCTGCGTTGGATGCAGATTCCTGCTGACATTTCCGGTGAAGCATATGACTATATGTTTGTAGTTTTGCTTGGCACAGGTGCTACCGTTTTTTATAATATGATCTCAAATATGCTCCGTGCATTGGGAGACAGTAAGACACCATTGTATTTCCTGGTATTTTCATCTGTATTAAATATTTTTCTTGATATTCTGTTTATTGTACCGTTTCATATGGGGGTGGCTGGTGCTGCATGGGCGACTATTCTGTCACAGTTCTTTTCCGCAGTGCTGAGTCTGGTTGTAGGACTGAAGAATTTTCCGATTTTGCATCTGCACAGGGAAGATTTTACAGATTTAAAAGACACGGCAGTCCTGCACCTGAAGACCGGATTTCCTATGGGATTCCAGATGTCTGTCATGTGTATCGGACAGCTTGCCATGCAGGCAGTGGTAAACTCACTGGGTACTGCAGCAGTTGCAGGATATACCGCAGCATCGAAAGCAGATCAGCTTTCTGTACTGGTAAACAATGCAATGATGACCGCAATTTCCAACTATGTGGCTCAGAATTTTGGTGCAGGCAGATGGGACCGTATCCGTCAGGGTGTGCGTGCCTGTCTGATTCAGACAGAAGCATTTAACCTGATCATGTGTATTGGAATTCTGCTGCTGAGACATCCGATCGTAAGAATGTTTCTCTCAGATCCCACAAAAGAAATCTATCACTATTCAGATATGTATCTGACGATTGTAGCTCCCTTTTACTTTGTGCTTGGACTGCTGGCAGTATACCGTACATCCATCCAGAGCATGCAGAATGGCAAAGCACCTTTTGCTGCCTGTATGATTGAACTGGTTATGCGAATTGCTGCAACAGTAGGTCTTTCCGGAATTATCGGATATACATCTGTATGTATTGCCAGTCCAATGGCATGGATCGGAGCCTGTGCACTTCTGATCCCGGTTTATTATAAGATGATGAAAGGAAATTGTGCAGCATTACTGAGAATGGAGTGA
- a CDS encoding accessory gene regulator B family protein, which translates to MEKHRKKFSIRLIEKIGHDEEEREIIQYGLHQGFLILLNLLTTVVCGILWKELPFVLLVFWGIFFLRPYAGGYHADTELRCYFLSTAMMNMVVFLKKTIVLSNIMFIIIWIITVIFIWIYAPVENTIHCLDEDARKKYANNTKKILLCNGIVMLVGIWVNQRIVVDAIIWSQVMIAIAMIAGLWKYST; encoded by the coding sequence ATGGAAAAGCATAGAAAAAAATTCTCAATACGATTGATAGAAAAAATTGGACATGATGAGGAAGAACGAGAAATTATCCAATATGGATTGCATCAGGGGTTTCTGATATTACTTAATTTATTGACAACAGTAGTTTGTGGAATACTCTGGAAAGAACTGCCTTTTGTATTATTGGTATTTTGGGGGATATTTTTTTTGAGACCTTATGCTGGAGGATATCATGCAGATACAGAATTACGTTGTTATTTTCTATCGACAGCAATGATGAACATGGTTGTCTTTTTGAAAAAAACAATAGTTTTATCAAATATAATGTTTATAATAATATGGATTATTACTGTTATATTTATTTGGATATATGCCCCAGTAGAAAATACTATTCATTGTTTAGACGAAGATGCACGCAAAAAGTATGCGAATAATACAAAGAAAATTTTGTTATGTAATGGAATCGTAATGCTAGTGGGAATATGGGTAAACCAAAGAATTGTCGTAGATGCAATTATTTGGAGTCAAGTGATGATTGCGATTGCAATGATAGCTGGATTATGGAAATATAGTACCTAA
- a CDS encoding cyclic lactone autoinducer peptide — MKKDILKLGMKIVKNTAIKLAERDANTTCPYYGYQAELPCAVKKLKKP, encoded by the coding sequence ATGAAAAAAGATATTTTGAAATTGGGTATGAAAATAGTAAAAAATACTGCTATAAAGTTAGCAGAGCGTGATGCAAATACAACATGTCCGTATTACGGTTATCAGGCAGAACTTCCATGTGCCGTCAAAAAGCTGAAAAAACCGTGA
- a CDS encoding RNA polymerase sigma factor, protein MEDTVIINLYFDRSEKAIQATEEKYSRYCFSIAWNVLYDKEDSNECVNDTWLATWNSIPPRKPAILSAFLGKITRNLAIDCFRRKKAAKRSTEHILELCKELEEIEDVTAYSLNDEIQRKEILEILEKFLESLKKGDCDIFIRRYWYMDSISEISARHGISESRIKSSLYRSRKKLWERVKHLYGKRI, encoded by the coding sequence GTGGAAGATACAGTAATTATCAATCTGTATTTTGACAGATCAGAAAAAGCCATACAGGCGACCGAAGAAAAATATAGCAGGTACTGTTTTAGTATTGCTTGGAATGTTCTGTATGATAAAGAAGACTCCAATGAATGTGTCAATGATACATGGCTAGCCACATGGAACTCCATACCACCCAGAAAACCGGCAATTCTGTCTGCTTTTCTTGGAAAAATAACCCGAAACCTGGCAATTGACTGTTTTCGCAGGAAAAAAGCTGCAAAACGGTCAACAGAGCACATATTAGAATTATGCAAAGAACTGGAAGAGATAGAGGATGTAACAGCATATTCTTTGAATGATGAAATCCAGAGAAAAGAGATTCTGGAAATCCTTGAAAAATTTCTGGAATCCCTGAAAAAAGGTGATTGTGACATTTTTATACGACGCTACTGGTATATGGACAGCATCAGTGAAATTTCAGCCCGGCATGGAATTTCGGAAAGCAGAATCAAATCCAGTCTCTATCGAAGCAGAAAGAAACTATGGGAAAGGGTGAAACATTTATATGGAAAAAGGATTTAA
- a CDS encoding sensor histidine kinase: MKLWKRTVALMLITLLCSLIPVGVLSLYVTGKRSLNNAAETYGRQLANGKNLLEQFWDNSKYEQMSETGKKSYLEFQFLRCCGEKMLLINSESKEAVVNRTDYEIVSMDNLGLNNKTDSYEYKIQKLNHKYLLLQHALLTNPEGYEILSVRDVTSMFTELRQTAAWFLGIYLAVFCIAGLFIYLMMKRTVQQMEKLQEVAGKQEMLMGALAHEMKTPLTSIIGYSDTLRHVKLNDEQKDRALEHISREGKRLEKLSGKMLQMLGLHQNDSIKMESHSIGELLEHVVQLEAEQAAQRQIQLQTEYEDFSMKMDDELMESLLVNLIDNALRATEAGGRITVKAYKESGRKILEVADNGRGIPQEELGKITEAFYMVDKSRSRQEGGAGLGLALCVKIAEVHGGRLDITSQLGTGTKVRVIFDKKR; encoded by the coding sequence ATGAAGTTGTGGAAACGGACAGTAGCACTTATGCTGATAACACTTTTGTGCTCTCTGATACCGGTCGGTGTCCTGAGCCTGTATGTCACAGGAAAAAGAAGCCTGAATAATGCTGCTGAAACCTATGGACGACAGCTTGCAAATGGAAAAAATCTCCTGGAACAATTCTGGGACAACAGTAAATATGAGCAGATGTCAGAAACAGGAAAAAAATCTTATCTGGAATTCCAGTTTCTGAGATGCTGCGGTGAGAAAATGCTCCTCATTAATTCCGAAAGTAAAGAAGCCGTAGTAAACCGCACAGATTATGAGATTGTCAGCATGGATAATCTCGGTTTAAACAACAAAACGGATTCCTATGAGTACAAAATCCAGAAACTGAATCACAAATACTTACTTTTACAGCATGCGCTGCTTACAAATCCAGAGGGTTACGAAATACTTTCAGTCCGTGATGTTACTTCTATGTTTACGGAACTGAGACAGACGGCAGCCTGGTTCCTGGGAATCTATCTGGCAGTATTTTGCATTGCTGGTCTGTTTATCTATCTAATGATGAAGCGGACCGTACAGCAAATGGAAAAACTGCAGGAAGTAGCCGGAAAACAGGAAATGCTTATGGGAGCACTTGCCCACGAAATGAAAACACCTCTTACTTCTATTATTGGATATTCAGACACTCTGCGGCATGTAAAACTAAACGATGAACAAAAAGACCGTGCCTTGGAACATATCAGCCGTGAGGGAAAAAGACTTGAAAAACTTTCCGGAAAAATGCTCCAGATGCTGGGGCTCCATCAGAATGATTCAATAAAAATGGAGTCACACTCTATAGGAGAACTGCTGGAACATGTAGTTCAGCTAGAGGCAGAACAGGCAGCGCAGAGACAGATACAATTGCAGACAGAATACGAAGATTTTTCTATGAAAATGGATGATGAATTAATGGAAAGTCTTCTTGTAAATTTGATAGATAACGCTCTCCGTGCTACAGAAGCAGGAGGTCGTATTACCGTAAAAGCATATAAAGAATCGGGTAGGAAAATTCTGGAAGTTGCAGACAACGGTCGGGGAATCCCACAGGAAGAACTGGGAAAAATTACGGAAGCTTTTTACATGGTAGACAAATCCAGAAGCCGCCAGGAGGGCGGAGCAGGACTTGGACTTGCGTTATGTGTAAAAATCGCAGAAGTTCATGGAGGCAGACTGGACATCACAAGCCAGCTTGGAACAGGAACGAAAGTAAGAGTAATATTTGATAAAAAAAGATAA
- a CDS encoding DUF4179 domain-containing protein — translation MEKGFKTLELIGDLDDKYIYEASKPWKKQHRFFHIQRSWKTAVAGIILLIMVGCTLRYQEDVKAALQRVTSWIGQALGIKNGDTDSYTNVVGKSISRDGITITLNEIVMDSKNLWIAYYDSEDSDADMKDAVEDKLLYTEVCINGQEIQQGLGQRTVNAFSENPITVEDFTIGEEVNTEGTVNIEFKVWPIAMDDADTWENVQKIQADTEPYTFKLATSKEELEKNTVDLNLNQNIKMDSNVLNLTEFRWNPFESTIYGMYHGTVYIDSDYYLIGTDDQGNKICYQETGRNGQETMFRQTIGLYPGYEEISPEANTITLQLYEVKNDTAHQVSEEKMDKDPSDDIYEESTVYVYNEGESPTDDAIPIGDKFTVQIR, via the coding sequence ATGGAAAAAGGATTTAAGACATTAGAACTGATCGGTGATCTGGATGATAAATACATATATGAAGCTTCTAAACCATGGAAAAAACAGCATCGTTTTTTCCATATACAAAGGAGTTGGAAAACAGCAGTCGCCGGGATCATATTGCTTATTATGGTTGGATGCACATTAAGATATCAGGAAGATGTAAAAGCAGCATTACAGAGAGTAACTTCATGGATCGGACAGGCATTGGGAATTAAGAACGGTGATACCGATTCTTATACAAATGTTGTAGGAAAAAGCATTTCAAGAGATGGAATCACCATAACATTAAATGAGATTGTGATGGACAGCAAAAATTTATGGATTGCGTATTACGACAGCGAAGATTCAGACGCAGATATGAAGGATGCGGTGGAAGACAAACTTTTATATACAGAAGTATGCATTAACGGTCAGGAAATTCAGCAGGGCTTAGGCCAAAGAACAGTTAATGCTTTCTCAGAAAATCCAATAACAGTGGAAGATTTCACAATCGGAGAAGAAGTTAACACTGAGGGAACTGTAAACATAGAGTTCAAAGTCTGGCCGATTGCAATGGACGATGCTGATACATGGGAAAATGTTCAGAAAATACAGGCTGATACAGAACCTTATACATTTAAACTTGCGACATCAAAAGAAGAGCTGGAGAAAAACACTGTGGATTTAAATCTGAATCAGAATATTAAAATGGATTCCAATGTCCTGAACCTCACAGAATTCAGATGGAATCCATTCGAAAGTACAATTTACGGAATGTATCATGGAACAGTATATATTGACAGTGATTATTATCTGATTGGAACAGACGATCAGGGAAACAAAATCTGCTATCAGGAAACAGGAAGAAATGGTCAGGAAACTATGTTCCGGCAAACGATAGGTCTATATCCCGGATATGAAGAAATCTCCCCGGAAGCAAACACAATCACATTACAGTTATATGAAGTAAAAAACGACACAGCGCATCAGGTGTCTGAAGAAAAAATGGATAAGGATCCCTCTGATGATATCTACGAAGAATCCACAGTCTATGTATATAATGAGGGAGAAAGCCCCACAGATGATGCAATACCAATAGGAGACAAGTTTACAGTACAGATAAGATGA
- a CDS encoding AraC family transcriptional regulator, protein MAMRKILVDETNRELCEHGTVGFPMTVNHDDLWAFEGKSVPIHWHNDLEISLPREGEAIYQVYQKSYTVRPGDVLLLNRNVPHSCHSPNNSHARYSTFLTRPDFIYGEYGSDVERRCFRPFLQNSSVPCILLTSGNSCTRTVIQKLNETEALFDQKTFCYELKIKGLLCEIFGMILCEHQNDLAKFIPANQLELERLEQMLDYLNTHFGSVISLQELADQVHLSREVCCRLFKKMTGKTITGYLEEYRVNQSLPLVQSCQYSMIQIADMTGFSNASRFARAFRRQFGCNPGEYNSLKLQKC, encoded by the coding sequence ATGGCTATGCGTAAAATTCTTGTAGATGAAACCAACCGCGAACTTTGTGAACATGGGACTGTCGGTTTTCCCATGACCGTTAACCATGATGACCTGTGGGCATTTGAGGGAAAAAGCGTACCTATCCACTGGCACAATGACCTGGAGATCAGTCTTCCCAGAGAAGGAGAAGCTATCTATCAGGTGTATCAGAAAAGCTACACTGTAAGACCTGGAGATGTTCTTCTTCTGAACCGAAATGTCCCCCATAGCTGTCACTCACCTAATAACAGTCATGCCAGATACAGTACCTTTCTGACACGTCCGGATTTCATATACGGCGAATACGGAAGTGATGTTGAACGCAGATGTTTTCGTCCTTTTCTCCAGAATTCTTCTGTCCCCTGCATCCTTCTTACTTCCGGAAACTCATGTACCCGGACTGTGATCCAAAAACTCAATGAAACAGAAGCACTCTTTGATCAGAAGACCTTCTGTTATGAGTTGAAGATTAAGGGGCTTCTCTGTGAAATTTTCGGTATGATTCTCTGCGAACACCAGAATGATCTTGCAAAATTTATTCCGGCCAACCAGCTGGAACTGGAAAGGCTGGAACAAATGCTGGATTATCTTAATACGCATTTTGGATCTGTAATCTCTCTACAGGAACTGGCAGACCAGGTTCATCTGTCCAGAGAGGTCTGCTGCCGCCTGTTCAAAAAAATGACCGGCAAGACAATTACCGGCTATCTGGAAGAATATCGTGTCAACCAAAGTCTGCCTCTGGTTCAGAGCTGCCAATATTCTATGATCCAGATTGCAGATATGACAGGCTTCAGCAACGCCAGCCGTTTTGCCCGGGCATTCCGCCGACAATTCGGATGCAATCCCGGTGAATACAATTCTCTTAAGCTGCAAAAGTGCTAG
- a CDS encoding IS256 family transposase produces MAVAKEQIRQIISENNINSVADIYTLLKDSFKDILQELMEAELDATPGYEKNHKGDLQTDNKRNGHSTKNLKSQYGEFQIDVPRDRNGEFEPKLIPKYQRDISGIEEKVISLYARGMSTRDIHDQLQDLYGIELSAEMVSKITDKILPQVKEWQSRPLNPVYPFVFMDCIHYKVREDGRILSRAAYVVPGVTVEGYKDILSITAGANETSKFWLGMLNDLKNRGVKDVLFFCVDGLPSFKEAIQAVYPQAEIQRCVIHMLRNSFKYVNYNDLKKFSSDFKEVYNAPNETAALTELENMKEKWGKKYPYAISNWENNWEDVSSFFQFSNDIRRIMYTTNIIEGLNRQYRKVTKTKSVFPSDPALEKMLYLASENVVKKWTQRYRNWDQVLNQLIVLYGERLTAYL; encoded by the coding sequence ATGGCAGTTGCAAAAGAACAAATTCGACAGATCATCTCAGAAAACAACATTAATAGCGTTGCAGATATATACACGCTTCTGAAAGACAGTTTCAAGGATATCCTGCAGGAGCTGATGGAGGCAGAACTGGATGCAACTCCTGGCTACGAGAAAAACCATAAGGGAGATCTACAGACAGACAATAAAAGAAATGGTCATTCTACAAAAAACTTAAAGAGTCAATACGGTGAATTTCAAATCGATGTACCAAGAGACCGTAACGGTGAGTTTGAACCAAAACTCATCCCTAAATACCAGAGAGATATTTCCGGGATTGAGGAAAAAGTGATCTCTTTATATGCCCGTGGTATGAGTACACGTGACATCCACGACCAGCTCCAGGATCTTTATGGAATTGAGCTATCAGCTGAAATGGTCAGCAAGATCACAGACAAGATACTTCCTCAGGTTAAGGAATGGCAGTCCCGTCCTCTGAACCCGGTTTATCCGTTTGTCTTTATGGACTGTATTCATTATAAAGTACGTGAGGATGGCAGAATCCTGAGTCGTGCTGCGTATGTAGTTCCTGGCGTTACAGTGGAGGGATACAAAGATATCCTCAGCATCACAGCAGGCGCAAATGAAACCAGCAAGTTCTGGCTTGGGATGCTTAATGATCTTAAGAACCGCGGAGTAAAAGATGTCCTTTTCTTCTGCGTGGATGGTCTTCCGAGTTTTAAAGAAGCTATTCAGGCAGTTTATCCGCAGGCAGAGATCCAGAGATGTGTGATCCATATGCTACGCAATTCTTTCAAATATGTAAATTATAATGATCTGAAAAAGTTTTCCTCGGATTTCAAAGAAGTGTACAATGCTCCGAACGAAACAGCCGCTTTAACAGAGCTGGAGAACATGAAAGAAAAATGGGGGAAGAAATATCCGTACGCGATCAGTAACTGGGAAAATAATTGGGAAGATGTAAGTTCCTTTTTCCAGTTTTCTAATGATATCAGACGCATTATGTACACGACAAATATCATAGAAGGATTGAACCGCCAGTATCGGAAAGTCACGAAAACGAAAAGCGTATTCCCAAGCGATCCTGCATTGGAAAAGATGCTGTATCTTGCCAGCGAGAACGTAGTCAAAAAGTGGACGCAGAGATACCGGAACTGGGATCAGGTATTGAATCAGCTGATAGTCCTTTACGGAGAACGGCTCACTGCTTATCTGTAA
- a CDS encoding response regulator transcription factor, translated as MKNKILVIEDDRAISELLCMNLTIAGYETVAAYDGIEAQRLLLWNEDADLAVVDIMLPGKDGFALMEDFRAKNLPVIYLTAKDDVASKVKGLKLGAEDYMVKPFEMLELLVRIEKILERTGRAKRILTIKNIQADLQSHQILKDGIPVNLKPLEYDLFILLLQNKNIALGREELLKRVWGEEYLGESRTVDVHIGQLRKKLELYDEIKTIPKLGYRLED; from the coding sequence ATGAAAAACAAAATCCTGGTAATCGAAGATGACAGAGCAATTTCCGAATTATTATGTATGAACCTAACCATAGCTGGATACGAAACAGTAGCCGCCTACGACGGAATAGAAGCCCAGCGCCTATTGCTATGGAATGAAGATGCAGACCTTGCAGTTGTCGATATTATGCTTCCCGGCAAAGATGGCTTTGCTCTGATGGAAGATTTCCGCGCAAAGAATCTCCCGGTGATCTACCTTACTGCAAAAGATGACGTAGCATCCAAAGTAAAAGGCCTGAAACTCGGTGCAGAAGATTATATGGTAAAGCCTTTCGAAATGTTGGAACTTCTTGTACGGATTGAAAAAATCCTTGAAAGAACCGGCCGTGCAAAGAGAATTCTCACAATCAAAAATATTCAGGCAGATCTCCAGAGCCATCAGATTCTGAAAGATGGGATTCCCGTAAACCTGAAACCACTGGAATACGATCTCTTTATCCTGCTCTTACAGAACAAAAACATCGCACTTGGAAGAGAAGAACTATTAAAACGTGTCTGGGGCGAAGAATATCTGGGAGAGAGCAGAACTGTAGACGTGCATATCGGCCAGCTCCGCAAGAAACTGGAGTTGTACGATGAAATAAAAACAATCCCAAAACTTGGCTATCGACTGGAGGACTAA
- a CDS encoding DUF6034 family protein: MKKIKIFVGVFLCMNLFTISGCDKVIHSAVVEEKDKTAAKKEENKEKETVQKTVTEQVQAPKTYQTTIQSDLRSAERTDQENPMKFTLTADAPIEVPDVGAICLKNVKKVTISEEEPQKVLDTFAKGQLLKQDYDGLAETYEVDGLTYQYTGTFPDLEAFSFWEEYAAFDDVNEENMSQDEKKQRAERFQNYIKAGNQNMTDDGAENYVKDIVSGEWHLFNSASKELTEENCTLEKTSFFFERMVDGVPVNYIRNSYLSYDELSRPWIDEDDNFHEAQCDVWDNESLTMIFCSGTLQSFQHSDPIEVSDASDEALFLLPFDEVKDIFENTITMQIMTEQEYHLPAVDGISFCRYPSVDAQSVEMTITKVQLGYMRVREGNSSTEGSLIPVWDFYGTWNSQEPGYADGSNEMVIDSVTMDRIGVPLLTIDARDGSVVQRVQSGPSTTFPGGIGECE, translated from the coding sequence ATGAAGAAAATAAAAATATTTGTGGGAGTTTTTTTATGTATGAATCTTTTTACAATATCAGGATGTGATAAGGTCATTCATTCTGCTGTTGTAGAAGAAAAGGATAAGACTGCTGCAAAGAAAGAGGAAAACAAAGAGAAAGAAACAGTTCAGAAAACAGTCACTGAACAGGTGCAGGCTCCGAAAACCTACCAGACAACCATCCAGTCCGATCTAAGATCCGCAGAACGAACAGATCAGGAAAATCCTATGAAATTTACCCTGACAGCCGATGCTCCGATAGAAGTGCCGGATGTGGGTGCCATATGCCTGAAAAATGTAAAAAAAGTGACAATTTCTGAAGAAGAGCCACAGAAAGTACTGGATACTTTTGCCAAAGGGCAATTGTTGAAACAAGACTATGATGGATTGGCAGAAACATATGAGGTGGATGGACTGACGTACCAGTATACAGGTACATTCCCCGATTTAGAAGCATTTAGTTTTTGGGAAGAATATGCTGCGTTTGATGATGTGAACGAAGAAAATATGTCTCAGGATGAGAAAAAACAAAGAGCAGAACGATTTCAGAATTATATAAAAGCAGGAAATCAGAATATGACTGATGACGGCGCAGAAAATTATGTAAAGGATATTGTTTCTGGAGAATGGCACCTGTTTAACAGTGCATCAAAAGAACTCACAGAAGAAAACTGCACTTTGGAAAAGACCTCTTTTTTCTTTGAAAGAATGGTCGATGGTGTACCTGTTAATTATATACGGAATTCTTATCTGTCATATGATGAATTATCCCGTCCCTGGATAGATGAAGACGATAATTTTCATGAAGCGCAGTGCGATGTGTGGGATAATGAATCGCTGACAATGATTTTCTGCAGCGGAACACTTCAGAGTTTCCAACACAGTGATCCAATTGAGGTATCAGATGCTTCAGATGAAGCATTGTTTCTTCTGCCATTTGATGAAGTCAAAGATATTTTTGAAAATACGATTACCATGCAGATTATGACAGAACAGGAATACCATCTGCCGGCAGTAGATGGCATAAGTTTCTGTCGTTATCCATCTGTTGATGCACAGAGTGTTGAGATGACAATAACTAAAGTTCAACTGGGATATATGCGTGTGCGGGAGGGTAACAGCAGTACAGAGGGAAGTCTGATTCCGGTATGGGATTTCTATGGAACCTGGAATTCCCAGGAACCGGGTTACGCGGATGGCAGTAATGAAATGGTTATAGATAGCGTTACTATGGATCGCATCGGGGTACCACTTCTCACAATTGATGCACGAGATGGCAGTGTCGTACAAAGAGTACAGAGCGGACCATCTACTACGTTTCCTGGTGGTATTGGAGAATGTGAATAA
- a CDS encoding lactate utilization protein: MDANMKKRNELLAKTVIKGLESRNMSGYYAQDKEVALKQALELIPNGSTIAMGGCMSAHEIGLVKVLQEGEYNYIDRAKLEPREGLMAAYDADFFLSSANAVTDDGVLVNIDGNSNRVSCIAQGPKKVIFIVGINKVCPDLDSAMKRARNVAATANAQRFDIKTPCKETGKCFNCKSPDTICCQFLITRYSRHKDRIHVILVNDTLGL, encoded by the coding sequence ATGGATGCAAACATGAAAAAAAGAAACGAGCTTTTGGCAAAAACAGTGATTAAGGGACTGGAATCCCGCAATATGTCCGGGTATTATGCACAAGATAAAGAAGTAGCATTAAAGCAGGCCCTGGAACTGATCCCAAACGGAAGCACAATCGCCATGGGCGGATGCATGAGTGCACATGAGATCGGTCTGGTCAAAGTCCTGCAGGAAGGAGAGTATAATTATATTGACCGCGCAAAGCTTGAACCTCGTGAGGGACTTATGGCAGCCTATGATGCAGATTTCTTTTTATCCAGTGCCAATGCAGTCACAGATGATGGCGTCCTTGTCAATATTGACGGCAATTCCAACCGTGTATCCTGCATTGCCCAGGGCCCGAAAAAAGTAATCTTTATTGTAGGTATAAACAAAGTCTGTCCGGATCTTGACAGTGCAATGAAGCGTGCCAGAAATGTGGCAGCTACAGCTAATGCGCAGAGATTTGATATCAAAACTCCATGTAAGGAAACCGGAAAATGCTTTAACTGCAAATCCCCGGATACCATCTGCTGTCAGTTCCTGATCACCAGATATTCCAGACATAAAGACAGAATCCATGTGATTCTGGTAAATGATACGCTGGGACTTTAA